A section of the Chelmon rostratus isolate fCheRos1 chromosome 16, fCheRos1.pri, whole genome shotgun sequence genome encodes:
- the LOC121619914 gene encoding sperm acrosome membrane-associated protein 4-like, which produces MSTFLWSCAALLTLFVAVESLTCNTCDVSILGTCLGDTPVNCTRTQNRCYNAVAKFSADLLPIHARGCIEESACKNETGVSILTVNYSITMTCCSTNLCNGAASVPLPLTAALGAALVAVWNQLGL; this is translated from the exons ATGAGCACGTTTCTGTGGAGCTGTGCAGCGTTATTGACTCTATTTGTTGCAG TTGAGTCCCTCACCTGTAACACCTGTGATGTATCCATTCTCGGCACCTGCCTCGGTGACACTCCTGTAAACTGCACCAGAACTCAGAACAGATGCTACAACGCTGTTGCCA AATTTAGTGCCGACCTGTTGCCGATCCATGCGCGAGGCTGCATCGAAGAATCCGCCTGCAAAAACGAGACAGGGGTCTCCATCCTGACCGTGAACTACAGCATCACCATGACCTGCTGCAGCACCAACCTTTGTAACGGAGCTGCCTCTGTCCCGCTGCCTCTGACTGCCGCTCTGGGCGCTGCTCTGGTGGCAGTTTGGAACCAATTGGGCCTTTAA
- the LOC121620156 gene encoding ly-6/neurotoxin-like protein 1 has translation MNNFCKAAIVLSAFIAAAQCLTCRQCYIGVFGTCLFGNDVTCNNATESCFRGEAQFNATGSLTLHSRGCLDSDLCEKTLTGSILGAGYTSTFQCCTKDLCNGATSVQLPLAVALCAAILSSLWGMWEL, from the exons ATGAATAACTTCTGCAAAGCAGCGATTGTCCTGAGTGCTTTTATCGCAGCAG CACAATGTCTGACCTGTCGTCAGTGCTACATCGGTGTATTTGGGACTTGTCTGTTTGGAAACGACGTCACGTGTAATAATGCAACTGAGAGCTGCTTCCGTGGAGAAGCAC AGTTCAATGCTACGGGATCGCTGACCCTGCACAGCCGCGGCTGCCTGGACTCCGACCTGTGCGAGAAGACGCTGACTGGGAGCATCCTGGGTGCTGGTTACACCAGCACTTTCCAGTGTTGTACAAAAGATCTGTGCAATGGAGCCACGTCCGTCCAGCTCCCTCTGGCTGTGGCCCTTTGTGCGGCcatcctgtcctctctgtgggGCATGTGGGAGTTGTAG
- the clic1 gene encoding chloride intracellular channel protein 1 — MSDANHPKVELFVKAGSDGQSIGNCPFSQRLFMVLWLKGVTFDVTTVDMKRKPDILKDLAPGAQPPFLLYGSEVKTDTNKIEEFLEENLCPPKYPRLAARNPESNTAGMDVFSKFSAYVKNSNPQANENLEKGLLKALKKLDDYLSSPLPDEIDENSADEVTPSSRPFLDGQELTLADCNLLPKLHIVKVVCLKYRSFSIPESLTNLWRYLKAAYAREEFASTCPVDEEIHIAYSSVAKALK, encoded by the exons ATGAGCGACGCGAATCATCCCAAAGTTGAACTTTTTGTGAAG gCGGGGAGCGATGGTCAGAGCATCGGCAACTGTCCCTTCTCCCAGCGTCTCTTCATGGTGCTGTGGCTGAAAGGAGTCACTTTTGATGTTACCACAGTGGATATGAAGAG GAAGCCAGACATCTTGAAGGACCTGGCTCCGGGTGCCCAGCCTCCCTTCCTGTTGTACGGCAGCGAGGTGAAAACCGACACCAACAAGATCGAGGAGTTCCTGGAGGAAAATCTCTGCCCTCCAAA GTATCCCCGTCTGGCTGCTCGTAACCCAGAGTCCAACACAGCCGGCATGGATGTTTTCTCCAAATTCTCTGCTTATGTCAAGAACTCAAACCCTCAGGCCAATGAGA ATCTAGAGAAAGGTCTGCTGAAGGCTCTGAAGAAGCTGGATGACTACCTCAGCTCCCCCCTTCCTGACGAGATCGACGAGAATAGCGCTGATGAGGTCACTCCCTCCTCCCGCCCCTTCCTGGACGGCCAAGAGCTCACTCTGGCTGACTGCAACTTGCTGCCTAAGCTCCACATCGTGAAG gtgGTGTGTTTAAAATACCGGAGCTTCAGCATCCCAGAGTCTCTGACTAACCTCTGGAGGTACCTGAAGGCTGCTTACGCCAGGGAAGAGTTCGCCTCCACCTGCCCAGTCGACGAGGAGATCCACATCGCCTACTCCTCTGTAGCTAAAGCTCTCAAGTAG
- the LOC121619445 gene encoding prostate stem cell antigen-like, producing MSRSQLLIVLLCCLPLAACLRCYTCVFPAISPLDCFKFPQECPAGQRCLSSTAIGKRGSLQVTMYEKSCAVPSQCGVSGQKYASGLYFNYTNVCCDTDLCNGAVSVAALSWGGVALCLLPALSLLLA from the exons ATGTCTCGTTCACAGCTGCTGATTGTACTCCTGTGTTGTCTACCTTTGGCAG CCTGTTTGCGCTGTTACACCTGTGTATTTCCTGCCATCTCTCCTCTGGACTGCTTTAAGTTCCCTCAGGAGTGCCCAGCTGGACAGCGCTGCCTGTCTAGTACTGCGATAGGAAAGCGGG GCTCACTGCAAGTGACGATGTACGAGAAGAGCTGTGCCGTCCCCTCCCAGTGCGGTGTGAGTGGACAGAAATACGCCTCGGGCCTCTACTTCAACTACACCAACGTCTGCTGCGATACAGACCTCTGTAACGGGGCCGTGTCCGTCGCTGCCCTCAGCTGGGGAGGCGTCgccctctgtctgctgcctgctctctctctcctgctggcCTGA